A DNA window from Bacteroidota bacterium contains the following coding sequences:
- a CDS encoding type IX secretion system membrane protein PorP/SprF: protein MKLKLALLIIIAGASNILAQDPHFSQWHSSKLTLNPSLAGANGCMNADVTYRDQWPKLSGYYKTTLVSWDQYFKKLHGGMGGYFMYDEAGGKLFTLRVPLLLMHQCLNY from the coding sequence ATGAAACTGAAACTGGCTCTATTGATTATAATTGCAGGAGCTTCAAATATACTTGCCCAAGACCCTCATTTTTCACAATGGCATTCATCTAAACTAACATTAAATCCTTCATTAGCTGGAGCAAACGGTTGTATGAATGCCGATGTGACATATAGGGATCAATGGCCAAAACTTTCCGGCTACTATAAAACAACACTCGTTTCCTGGGATCAATACTTTAAAAAACTCCATGGAGGCATGGGTGGTTATTTTATGTATGATGAAGCTGGTGGAAAGCTTTTCACTCTTCGCGTGCCGCTATTACTTATGCACCAGTGTTTAAATTACTAA
- the atpC gene encoding ATP synthase F1 subunit epsilon, with translation MFLEIITPDKKLFSGEAKSIKLPGTDGSFGILDDHAAMIASLKKGTVKVVNEKNATENFNINGGVVEVLKNKVILLAE, from the coding sequence ATGTTTCTAGAAATAATCACTCCCGACAAAAAATTATTCAGTGGCGAAGCCAAATCAATTAAGCTTCCCGGTACAGATGGTTCGTTTGGTATCTTAGATGACCACGCAGCTATGATCGCATCCTTAAAAAAAGGGACCGTTAAAGTGGTTAATGAAAAAAATGCAACGGAAAACTTTAACATTAATGGCGGCGTTGTAGAAGTATTGAAGAATAAAGTGATTTTGTTGGCGGAGTAA